One Vibrio tapetis subsp. tapetis DNA segment encodes these proteins:
- a CDS encoding TauD/TfdA family dioxygenase encodes MNVLSIFDTHLTVNNTPFHFFWLRDNCPCSECLHPSGQRLQEVINLNLDIEIIDARYDNDQLFVEWQDGHQSIYPDSLLFPSEAVSLSSDTDEGITLWGSQLDQAAFSIDYRDLDKPESKYQWLNHVNTHGIAFLHHVPNHDQQLLEVVDKFGYVRETNYGKYFEVITKDNPENLAFTPKPLSLHTDNPYRHPVPSLQLLHCLVAAPEGGITALADGFYAAQIVKERYKHHFDILNSAILSYRFKSTEADLQSCGSVIETDSQGKVTKVRLNNRSIQTIRLPFDEQRAFYEAYQCFMAVLHSEECKFTCKLQPGELMMFDNERVLHGREVAAIGKRHLQGCYADKDSLLSTMRTIQGERQ; translated from the coding sequence ATGAATGTATTATCAATTTTTGACACACACTTAACGGTTAACAACACGCCTTTTCATTTCTTCTGGCTGCGTGATAATTGCCCATGCTCAGAGTGCCTACATCCGTCTGGTCAGCGACTACAAGAAGTCATTAACCTTAATCTCGACATCGAGATCATTGACGCCCGATACGATAACGATCAGCTCTTTGTTGAATGGCAGGATGGCCATCAATCAATTTACCCTGATTCGCTTCTATTTCCTTCTGAAGCAGTGAGTCTTAGTTCCGATACCGATGAAGGTATAACGCTATGGGGCAGCCAATTAGATCAAGCCGCATTCAGTATTGATTACCGCGACCTTGATAAACCAGAATCAAAATATCAGTGGCTTAATCATGTCAATACACATGGCATTGCGTTTCTTCATCATGTACCTAATCACGATCAGCAACTATTAGAAGTCGTCGATAAATTCGGTTACGTTCGTGAAACCAATTACGGCAAATACTTCGAAGTCATCACCAAAGATAACCCAGAGAATCTGGCCTTTACACCGAAGCCACTGAGCCTGCATACCGATAACCCTTATCGCCACCCTGTCCCTAGCTTGCAATTATTGCACTGTTTAGTGGCGGCACCTGAAGGTGGTATTACCGCCCTAGCCGATGGCTTTTATGCTGCGCAGATAGTAAAAGAACGCTATAAGCATCACTTCGACATCTTGAACAGCGCCATTCTGAGCTACCGCTTTAAAAGCACCGAAGCAGACCTACAAAGCTGTGGCAGTGTTATTGAAACAGATAGCCAAGGTAAAGTTACGAAAGTACGCCTTAACAACCGCTCTATTCAAACTATCCGCTTGCCATTCGATGAACAGCGCGCTTTTTACGAAGCCTACCAATGCTTTATGGCGGTGCTACACAGTGAAGAATGTAAGTTCACTTGCAAGCTACAGCCTGGCGAATTAATGATGTTTGATAACGAGCGTGTGCTGCATGGTCGTGAAGTGGCCGCTATAGGTAAGCGTCATTTGCAGGGATGCTATGCCGACAAGGACTCCTTACTGAGTACCATGCGTACCATTCAAGGAGAGCGACAATGA
- a CDS encoding putative 2-aminoethylphosphonate ABC transporter substrate-binding protein, with the protein MKLAHCFGATLLLATSSHVYSKETITVYTAFETDLLADFKNTFQKSHPDIDINWVRDSTGVITAKLLAEGKNTQADVIWGLAGSSLALLKEQGVIKPFTPVGLQSLKSTMIDPQENQAWYGHDAFFNVVCFNEIIAKQLNLPKPTTWEDLTNPIYKGHIVMPNPSSSGTGYTQVSAWLQTMGNEQGWDYMTRLDNNIVRYTHSGSKPCVESAQGEAVIGISFALRAAKLKSQGAPIDLILPKGIGWDTEAVALVNTDSKAAQALVNWSITKEANELYNTVYPVVAHKEVNGEVANYPDVESAIADIDFNAMANDRAAVLKKWSAHFESRTENRS; encoded by the coding sequence ATGAAACTTGCACATTGCTTCGGCGCAACGCTATTACTTGCTACGTCATCCCACGTTTACTCAAAAGAAACGATCACAGTCTATACCGCTTTTGAAACAGACTTATTGGCCGATTTCAAAAATACATTTCAAAAAAGCCATCCCGATATCGACATTAATTGGGTTCGAGATTCAACGGGCGTCATCACCGCTAAGTTGCTCGCTGAAGGGAAAAATACCCAAGCAGATGTTATTTGGGGTCTGGCAGGTTCTTCACTGGCACTACTTAAAGAGCAAGGCGTCATCAAGCCCTTTACTCCCGTGGGCTTACAATCATTAAAATCGACCATGATCGATCCTCAAGAAAATCAAGCTTGGTATGGTCACGACGCTTTTTTCAACGTTGTCTGTTTTAACGAAATTATCGCCAAGCAGCTTAACTTACCTAAGCCCACCACCTGGGAAGACCTCACCAACCCGATTTACAAAGGCCACATCGTCATGCCTAACCCGAGTTCTTCCGGTACGGGCTATACCCAAGTTTCAGCATGGTTACAAACAATGGGTAATGAACAAGGCTGGGATTACATGACGCGCTTAGACAATAACATCGTCAGGTACACCCATTCAGGCTCAAAACCATGCGTTGAGTCAGCCCAAGGAGAAGCGGTGATTGGTATCTCATTCGCACTTCGCGCCGCTAAGCTCAAATCGCAGGGTGCCCCGATTGATTTGATATTACCAAAAGGGATTGGTTGGGATACCGAAGCAGTTGCATTGGTTAATACCGATTCTAAAGCCGCACAAGCCTTGGTGAACTGGTCTATCACCAAAGAAGCCAACGAGCTCTACAACACCGTCTACCCCGTCGTTGCTCATAAAGAGGTCAACGGCGAGGTAGCAAACTACCCCGATGTTGAATCCGCTATTGCTGATATTGATTTTAATGCCATGGCAAACGACCGCGCTGCTGTTTTAAAAAAATGGTCTGCGCATTTTGAATCTCGCACAGAAAACAGAAGCTAA
- a CDS encoding transposase → MATARKQLISVEATPYYHCVSRCVRQSFLCGSDASTNKSYEHRREWIEHKIQSLTRTYCIDVCAYAVMSNHYHLVLHINRDKALRLTLDEVIERWSQSHKLPVLVQRWLRKELKTQAEQDKCIEIINIWRERLWSLSWFMKELNYDIACKANQEDECTGHFWESRFKSQALLDEKALAAAMTYVDLNPVRAGIAKSPEHSEFTSIKARLKALNDNLVTAPCLHPFIGNATNKLMDGIPFRLIDYIELVDWTARQFRENKATMANNLPPILERLNFNQSDWLEVCTTLERKRSTAIGSPSSLAQAKTALGKTKIHCYQLE, encoded by the coding sequence ATGGCTACAGCAAGAAAGCAGCTTATCTCCGTCGAGGCAACGCCCTACTATCACTGTGTGTCGAGATGTGTAAGGCAAAGTTTTTTATGTGGCAGCGATGCCTCGACTAACAAGAGCTACGAACACCGAAGAGAATGGATTGAGCACAAAATTCAGTCCCTCACTCGCACCTATTGCATTGATGTCTGCGCCTATGCGGTGATGTCGAATCATTACCATTTGGTGTTGCACATCAATCGCGACAAGGCTCTTAGATTAACACTGGATGAAGTGATTGAGCGTTGGAGTCAGTCTCACAAGTTGCCTGTCTTGGTTCAGCGTTGGCTAAGAAAGGAATTAAAGACCCAAGCAGAGCAAGATAAGTGCATAGAAATCATCAATATCTGGCGAGAGAGGTTATGGTCATTAAGTTGGTTCATGAAAGAGCTCAACTACGACATTGCATGTAAAGCCAATCAGGAGGATGAATGTACTGGCCACTTTTGGGAAAGTCGCTTCAAAAGCCAAGCGCTGCTTGATGAAAAGGCCTTAGCCGCTGCCATGACCTATGTGGACTTAAATCCGGTTCGCGCGGGGATAGCGAAGTCCCCTGAACACTCTGAATTTACCTCAATAAAAGCAAGGCTAAAGGCGCTTAATGACAACCTTGTAACCGCGCCTTGTTTGCACCCCTTTATTGGCAATGCAACAAACAAGTTGATGGATGGAATACCTTTTAGATTAATAGATTACATCGAATTAGTAGATTGGACAGCAAGGCAGTTTCGAGAGAATAAAGCAACAATGGCTAACAATTTGCCACCCATTTTGGAGAGACTTAATTTCAATCAAAGTGATTGGCTTGAAGTCTGTACCACGCTTGAAAGGAAACGTTCCACAGCAATAGGCTCACCGAGTAGTCTTGCACAAGCCAAAACGGCACTAGGTAAAACAAAAATTCACTGTTATCAGCTCGAATAA
- the cobJ gene encoding precorrin-3B C(17)-methyltransferase yields the protein MAKLTLIGLGPGSIDLVTPAARKAIETADVVAGYKAYVDLIRELILAQEVIQSGMTREWERAQAAVEAAAAGRQAVLVCSGDSGMYAMAPLVLELLEQNPELNGKVELDIIPGITAANACASLVGAPLGHDSCTISLSDLLTPWDVIIKRVEAAAMADFAVTFYNPRSKKRTEHIETAREILLKHRSPETPVAVVNAAYRDDQKVTLTTLAEFTKVEFGMNAAVIVGNSNSYRFGDWIVTPRGYKNKYQLADGKVLEGQKRGHSLNTTEAQPQEVNV from the coding sequence ATGGCCAAACTTACGCTAATCGGATTAGGGCCGGGCAGTATTGACTTGGTGACGCCTGCCGCTCGTAAAGCCATTGAAACCGCTGATGTAGTGGCAGGGTATAAAGCCTATGTAGATTTGATCCGAGAACTGATTTTAGCGCAAGAAGTCATTCAAAGTGGCATGACTCGCGAATGGGAACGAGCTCAAGCCGCAGTCGAAGCGGCGGCGGCAGGCAGACAAGCGGTATTGGTTTGCTCTGGCGATTCTGGCATGTATGCCATGGCCCCTTTAGTATTAGAGCTATTAGAACAAAATCCCGAACTCAATGGCAAAGTCGAGCTCGATATTATTCCCGGCATCACGGCTGCGAACGCCTGTGCATCTTTAGTTGGTGCACCGTTAGGCCACGACAGTTGTACTATTTCCTTGTCGGATCTTCTCACGCCTTGGGATGTGATTATTAAACGCGTTGAAGCGGCGGCAATGGCGGATTTTGCGGTGACGTTTTATAACCCTCGCTCTAAAAAGCGTACCGAGCACATTGAAACTGCCCGTGAAATATTACTAAAACATCGAAGCCCAGAAACCCCTGTAGCGGTAGTCAATGCGGCATATCGAGACGATCAGAAAGTGACGTTAACGACACTGGCAGAATTCACCAAAGTTGAGTTCGGTATGAACGCAGCTGTTATTGTAGGCAACAGTAATAGCTACCGTTTTGGTGACTGGATCGTCACGCCTCGTGGTTACAAAAACAAATACCAATTGGCAGACGGCAAAGTGTTAGAGGGCCAAAAACGCGGCCACTCACTGAATACTACCGAAGCACAGCCACAAGAGGTGAACGTATGA
- a CDS encoding cobyrinate a,c-diamide synthase: MNTKPDSQHCPALVVAAPSSGSGKTTVVAALARLLTQQGKKVRVFKTGPDFIDPQFLSLACQSPVYQLDLWMCGEDECRRLLAEAAAEADIILIEGVMGMFDGQCSSADIAAKFGIPILAVVDAGAMAQTFGALVHGLATYREDVSIFGVMANRVGSPRHAEMLQESLKPGVEFCGWLAKDTDLSLPERHLGLVQACELEDIEQRLDKAASALAEHGDIPLPEPIDFSFEVDAANKTYSYALEGKTIAVAFDASFAFLYQANIDLLQEMGANIVYFSPLAGDTLPTCDALYLPGGYPELNLAELANNASLMAEINEHISQQKPCLAECGGMLYLSQSLTNKQGEVQTLVGALNAQSEMQPKLAALGIVKAKFGTEELRGHTFHYSRTMSDEAILVRPVSQYGRETDPVWYKHQTIASYIHWYFPSNPNVVAKMFNGELC; the protein is encoded by the coding sequence ATGAATACCAAACCTGACTCACAGCACTGTCCTGCGCTTGTTGTTGCCGCGCCATCTTCTGGTAGTGGTAAAACAACCGTCGTCGCCGCATTAGCAAGGTTACTGACTCAACAAGGAAAGAAAGTTCGGGTGTTCAAAACTGGGCCAGATTTTATCGACCCACAATTTCTTTCTTTGGCGTGTCAATCGCCGGTTTATCAATTGGATTTATGGATGTGCGGAGAAGATGAATGCCGACGCTTGTTAGCCGAAGCCGCAGCAGAAGCCGATATCATCCTAATCGAAGGTGTGATGGGCATGTTTGATGGGCAATGCTCCAGTGCCGACATCGCGGCCAAGTTTGGCATTCCCATCCTAGCGGTGGTAGACGCTGGAGCCATGGCTCAGACTTTCGGTGCCTTGGTACATGGGTTGGCCACTTATCGAGAAGACGTTTCCATCTTCGGCGTGATGGCAAATCGAGTCGGCTCGCCTCGACATGCTGAAATGTTGCAAGAAAGCTTAAAACCCGGTGTTGAGTTTTGTGGCTGGCTAGCCAAAGATACTGACCTTAGTTTGCCTGAGCGCCACCTAGGTTTGGTGCAAGCGTGTGAGCTGGAAGACATTGAACAAAGATTGGACAAAGCCGCGTCTGCATTGGCAGAACATGGTGATATACCGCTCCCTGAACCGATTGATTTCAGTTTCGAAGTTGATGCTGCTAATAAAACCTATTCTTACGCGCTGGAGGGTAAAACCATCGCCGTGGCCTTTGACGCCAGTTTTGCTTTTTTATATCAAGCAAACATCGACTTGCTACAGGAAATGGGTGCAAACATCGTTTATTTTTCGCCCCTCGCCGGTGACACTTTGCCAACCTGTGATGCCTTGTATTTACCGGGTGGTTACCCTGAGCTGAACTTGGCCGAACTTGCCAATAACGCAAGTTTGATGGCTGAGATAAACGAACATATTAGCCAGCAGAAGCCGTGTTTGGCAGAGTGTGGTGGCATGTTGTATTTGAGCCAGTCTCTAACCAACAAGCAAGGTGAAGTTCAAACTCTGGTTGGCGCGTTAAATGCCCAGTCTGAAATGCAACCGAAATTGGCCGCGCTGGGTATCGTAAAAGCGAAATTTGGTACAGAAGAGCTCAGAGGACACACGTTTCACTACTCAAGAACCATGAGCGATGAAGCGATTCTGGTGCGTCCTGTGTCGCAATATGGCAGAGAAACCGACCCAGTTTGGTACAAGCATCAAACCATTGCCTCTTACATCCATTGGTATTTTCCTTCTAACCCGAACGTGGTGGCTAAAATGTTCAATGGGGAACTGTGCTAG
- a CDS encoding threonine-phosphate decarboxylase — MLNHGGKLRQYAKQFERPFNEWVDLSTGVSPFTYPIGNIPEPIWNRLPEDEDGLIEAACGYYQCNNLLPVAGSQAAIQLLPKLVLNRYLTLPNIAQDDVPIFRVGLPKVGYKEHQLAWRNAAFIYKQSGVLLEYYFYDGEPAPADLVQLDALLVINPNNPLTDKFTPEQLLAWRRSMKPDAVLLVDEAFMDMTPEQSILHHYASHFGSKSLPENIMVLRSLGKFFGLAGLRVGFLFACPLILERARSHIGPWALTGPSRFVAAQALTDHPWQQQNRSRLLKEGDRMQQLLATHFSQPPNGHFLFYTVKLDNAEEVHIALAQQGILTRLCDEKDAVRFGLPKTEQEWQSLEQALNRIKEV; from the coding sequence ATGCTAAATCATGGAGGCAAGCTTCGCCAATACGCGAAGCAATTTGAACGCCCTTTTAATGAGTGGGTGGATCTTTCCACAGGCGTGAGCCCGTTCACTTACCCAATCGGGAATATCCCAGAACCAATCTGGAATCGATTACCAGAAGACGAAGACGGACTAATTGAAGCGGCTTGTGGTTATTATCAATGCAACAATCTACTGCCTGTCGCAGGGAGCCAAGCGGCCATTCAGTTATTGCCTAAGTTGGTTTTAAATCGATACTTAACCTTGCCTAACATCGCCCAAGACGATGTGCCTATTTTTAGAGTGGGCTTGCCAAAGGTTGGTTACAAAGAGCACCAGTTAGCATGGCGTAATGCCGCTTTTATCTATAAGCAAAGTGGCGTGCTGTTAGAGTATTATTTTTATGATGGAGAGCCAGCGCCAGCCGATTTAGTTCAACTGGATGCGCTACTGGTGATCAACCCCAATAACCCATTGACGGACAAATTCACTCCAGAGCAATTGTTAGCATGGCGCCGTTCAATGAAGCCCGATGCAGTATTGCTGGTGGACGAAGCCTTTATGGACATGACACCAGAGCAAAGTATCCTTCATCACTATGCGAGTCATTTCGGTTCCAAGTCGTTACCTGAAAATATCATGGTACTCAGATCGCTTGGAAAATTCTTTGGGCTAGCAGGGCTGCGTGTCGGATTTCTATTTGCCTGTCCCCTGATATTAGAACGGGCAAGGTCTCACATTGGGCCGTGGGCGCTAACGGGCCCTAGCCGTTTTGTTGCAGCCCAAGCATTAACGGATCACCCATGGCAGCAGCAAAATCGTTCAAGATTGCTAAAAGAAGGGGATCGAATGCAGCAGTTATTGGCGACTCATTTTTCCCAGCCACCTAATGGACATTTTCTGTTTTATACAGTAAAGCTCGATAACGCAGAAGAAGTGCATATCGCGTTAGCCCAGCAAGGCATTTTGACCCGTTTATGTGATGAAAAAGACGCAGTTCGCTTTGGTCTACCAAAAACAGAGCAAGAATGGCAAAGCTTGGAACAAGCACTCAATAGAATTAAGGAAGTTTGA
- a CDS encoding sirohydrochlorin cobaltochelatase produces the protein MKRLRHYNQGTAIVLSCFGSVVEQDRYEQVAQHVQSNHPEALVRIATSSKMVIKKLASKGVECHSLPQVLADLDTKGYQRILVVSVYLFPTDEHRYLTSIVDGFKQFSLAHIEQTPAIMHHSQHTSRLIGALHQRFVSDNGFNLYVHHGAPLLDNPGHQSIHYSDSLLGKLSSRNFACSLEGAWPFDLVKGEICQQIKAQANEDKPQLTLIPLLLVSGNHFVKDMQAIKSELDDQFDVSIAKPVKGDKFCMLDMPELITIMDKQINEGLIRLNAPEANK, from the coding sequence ATGAAACGTTTACGTCATTATAACCAAGGCACTGCCATCGTATTAAGTTGCTTTGGCTCGGTAGTAGAACAAGACCGTTATGAGCAAGTGGCCCAGCACGTACAAAGTAACCACCCTGAGGCTCTCGTACGCATTGCAACCAGCTCCAAAATGGTGATCAAAAAGCTGGCCAGCAAAGGGGTAGAGTGCCATAGCTTACCGCAAGTGCTAGCCGATTTAGACACCAAAGGCTACCAACGAATTTTAGTGGTATCGGTGTACCTATTCCCAACCGATGAGCACCGTTATCTAACCAGCATTGTTGATGGCTTTAAGCAGTTTTCATTGGCACACATTGAGCAAACGCCAGCCATTATGCATCACAGCCAGCATACTAGCCGCCTGATCGGCGCTTTGCATCAGCGTTTTGTTTCAGATAATGGCTTCAACTTATACGTGCATCATGGTGCGCCATTGTTGGATAACCCGGGTCATCAATCTATCCATTATAGTGATAGCCTGCTGGGTAAATTATCTTCACGCAACTTTGCTTGTTCTTTGGAAGGCGCATGGCCGTTTGACTTGGTTAAAGGCGAGATCTGTCAGCAAATCAAAGCTCAAGCTAACGAAGATAAACCTCAGCTAACCTTGATTCCTCTATTGCTTGTCTCTGGCAATCATTTTGTAAAAGACATGCAAGCGATCAAATCAGAGCTAGACGATCAGTTTGATGTGTCAATTGCCAAACCGGTGAAAGGCGACAAATTCTGCATGTTAGATATGCCGGAGCTTATCACCATCATGGACAAGCAAATCAACGAAGGCTTGATTCGTTTGAACGCACCAGAGGCTAACAAATAA
- the cobM gene encoding precorrin-4 C(11)-methyltransferase, whose product MTVYFIGAGPGDPDLITVKGARLVEQCPVVMYAGSLVPKAVIERARDDAQVYNSADMDLDDITKVYQDAHEAGQDVARVQTGDLSIYSSLAEQTRRLDDLGIDWQVIPGVSSFQASAAALGQELTLPEKCQTIILSRASGRTPVPEKENLRSLAKHEATLCLFLSATLIRKVVRELSDVYPQDWPVAVVEKASHPEQRILRGTLATIADQMHDAGIRSTAMIIVSKVLGEQDFVDSKLYDPTFSHACRKAKVVEE is encoded by the coding sequence ATGACCGTATACTTTATTGGCGCAGGCCCCGGTGATCCAGATTTAATCACAGTGAAAGGGGCACGCTTGGTAGAGCAATGTCCTGTGGTGATGTACGCTGGCAGCCTAGTCCCTAAAGCCGTGATTGAACGTGCTCGCGACGATGCGCAAGTGTATAACTCAGCGGATATGGATCTTGATGACATTACCAAAGTGTATCAAGACGCTCATGAAGCCGGTCAAGATGTGGCGCGGGTTCAAACGGGCGATCTCTCTATTTATTCATCTTTGGCTGAGCAAACACGCCGCCTAGATGATCTGGGCATTGATTGGCAAGTCATCCCCGGGGTATCGTCTTTTCAAGCTTCTGCTGCGGCGTTGGGGCAAGAGTTAACCTTGCCTGAAAAATGCCAAACCATCATTTTAAGCCGCGCTTCGGGTAGAACGCCCGTGCCAGAAAAAGAGAACCTGCGCTCCCTTGCTAAGCATGAAGCAACCTTGTGTTTGTTTTTAAGTGCGACCTTGATTCGCAAAGTGGTGCGTGAATTGTCTGATGTGTATCCACAAGATTGGCCAGTCGCCGTGGTTGAAAAAGCGTCTCATCCAGAGCAGCGTATATTACGTGGGACGTTAGCCACCATTGCCGATCAAATGCATGACGCAGGCATTCGTTCAACGGCGATGATCATCGTAAGCAAAGTGTTAGGAGAGCAAGATTTTGTCGACTCAAAACTCTATGATCCGACCTTTTCTCATGCATGCCGCAAAGCCAAAGTGGTTGAGGAATAA
- a CDS encoding HAD family hydrolase, protein MIKALLFDMDGLIFDSEHIYKAAWQYAAKEQGLDLTDDVYQHFIGTQDPECERLLEAEFGDKLDLERYRSVCKQELRNQRAVGVVYKMGFDRLFATLKKHGLKCALVTSSHRPEVEHHFKHSDYLNQFDAIVTAEDIEHGKPQPDCYLRATQLLAIEPKHCLVLEDSNNGMQSGLDAGCMAAMVPDILPPREDIAARATHIFDSLFDVIPLVESEHEATC, encoded by the coding sequence ATGATAAAAGCACTGCTGTTTGATATGGATGGGCTGATTTTCGATAGTGAGCACATTTACAAGGCTGCGTGGCAATATGCAGCCAAAGAACAAGGACTGGATCTGACCGACGATGTCTACCAGCACTTCATCGGCACTCAAGATCCGGAATGTGAACGGCTGCTTGAAGCGGAATTTGGTGATAAGTTGGATCTAGAGCGCTATCGCAGCGTGTGCAAACAAGAATTGCGCAATCAACGCGCCGTTGGTGTGGTTTACAAAATGGGGTTCGACCGCTTATTCGCAACGCTAAAAAAACACGGCTTGAAGTGTGCGTTAGTCACCTCGTCTCATCGCCCAGAAGTCGAGCATCACTTCAAACATTCAGACTATCTGAATCAGTTTGATGCCATCGTGACAGCAGAAGATATTGAACACGGAAAGCCACAACCCGATTGTTACCTTCGTGCGACTCAGTTATTAGCGATAGAGCCCAAGCACTGCCTCGTGTTAGAAGACTCCAATAATGGCATGCAATCTGGGTTAGATGCTGGCTGCATGGCCGCAATGGTGCCTGATATTTTACCACCCAGAGAAGACATTGCCGCCCGTGCTACGCACATTTTCGACTCACTATTTGATGTGATCCCGCTTGTTGAATCGGAACATGAGGCCACTTGTTAA
- a CDS encoding HD domain-containing protein, with protein MKVIDFIHQQFIENGHVAYGERISMAEHMMQSAYFAEKKNSTREVVVAAFLHDFGHLILGLPEDITENGIDGFHENIGADFLRPYLPSSILDPIQLHVAAKRYLCTVKPGYMAKLSQASKDTLHVQGGIMSDGEVQLFEAETYHKDAIQVRLFDDLGKEEALAHPSLDYYLALTEQCLTQALLISNNSMKAETSLHTDSCSST; from the coding sequence ATGAAAGTTATCGATTTTATCCACCAGCAATTCATCGAGAACGGTCATGTCGCCTATGGTGAACGTATCTCTATGGCTGAACACATGATGCAATCCGCGTACTTTGCCGAAAAGAAAAACAGCACTCGCGAAGTGGTTGTCGCCGCTTTTTTGCATGATTTTGGCCATTTAATTTTAGGGCTTCCTGAAGATATAACAGAAAACGGTATAGACGGTTTCCACGAAAATATTGGCGCTGATTTTCTACGCCCATATCTGCCAAGCAGTATCCTTGACCCAATTCAGCTTCATGTCGCGGCAAAGCGCTACCTGTGTACGGTAAAGCCCGGCTACATGGCTAAACTCAGCCAAGCATCGAAAGACACTTTGCATGTCCAAGGTGGAATAATGAGCGATGGTGAAGTACAACTATTTGAAGCTGAGACTTACCACAAAGATGCGATTCAAGTGAGATTATTTGACGACCTAGGCAAAGAAGAAGCATTAGCGCATCCTAGTCTTGATTACTACCTAGCATTAACCGAACAATGCTTAACCCAAGCACTGCTGATTTCAAATAACAGCATGAAGGCAGAAACGTCCTTGCACACAGACAGCTGTTCAAGCACCTAA
- the cbiB gene encoding adenosylcobinamide-phosphate synthase CbiB translates to MLWMALSVISACLLDRLFGEPRKWHPLVGYGNYLYWLEKRLNLDVLRDSEFDVSQAHQYKTKRRGIIAWCCATLPLVMIAGGIFELLFHGSFLLYWISSTLVLYVCIGQKSLLQHADWIHRPLVAGDIEQAREKVGWIVSRETSEMDEYQITSATIESVLENGNDAIYGALFWFLVAGPIGAIVFRMANTMDAMWGYKNARFIHFGWCAAKLDDALGYLPARLTAISYALVGNTHLALNCWKQQADHCESPNGGPVMTSGAGALSIAIGGPAVYHGVLKQKQFMGRGIKASGSDIARACQLVQSTTHIWLVTMSLIAGLLSIQ, encoded by the coding sequence GTGCTTTGGATGGCGTTGTCTGTAATTAGCGCGTGCCTACTTGACCGATTATTTGGGGAGCCTAGAAAATGGCACCCACTAGTCGGCTACGGCAATTATCTCTATTGGCTAGAGAAACGTTTAAATCTCGATGTTCTGCGCGACAGCGAGTTTGATGTCTCCCAAGCTCATCAATATAAAACCAAACGCCGAGGAATCATTGCTTGGTGTTGCGCTACCTTACCTCTTGTGATGATAGCGGGGGGGATATTTGAACTACTTTTCCACGGATCTTTTCTTCTCTATTGGATCAGCAGTACTTTGGTCTTGTATGTGTGCATTGGTCAAAAGAGCTTATTGCAACATGCTGATTGGATTCATCGGCCCTTGGTCGCAGGAGACATAGAACAAGCAAGAGAAAAAGTGGGTTGGATAGTCAGCCGAGAAACCAGTGAAATGGATGAATATCAAATCACCTCTGCCACCATTGAGTCGGTATTGGAAAACGGCAACGATGCTATCTACGGTGCTCTATTTTGGTTTCTTGTTGCGGGGCCAATTGGCGCAATTGTTTTTCGTATGGCGAATACTATGGATGCCATGTGGGGGTATAAAAACGCGCGTTTTATTCATTTTGGCTGGTGCGCCGCCAAACTCGATGATGCCCTTGGTTATCTTCCCGCCAGACTGACCGCCATAAGCTACGCCTTAGTGGGCAATACCCATCTTGCGTTGAACTGCTGGAAGCAACAAGCTGATCACTGTGAAAGCCCGAACGGTGGCCCAGTAATGACCAGTGGAGCAGGAGCGTTAAGTATTGCGATCGGTGGCCCAGCGGTTTATCACGGCGTGTTAAAACAAAAGCAATTCATGGGGCGTGGCATCAAAGCTTCAGGGTCAGACATAGCCCGAGCGTGCCAGTTGGTTCAAAGCACAACACACATATGGTTGGTGACAATGTCACTTATTGCGGGCTTGTTATCAATACAATAA